In Chroicocephalus ridibundus chromosome 12, bChrRid1.1, whole genome shotgun sequence, a single genomic region encodes these proteins:
- the TTI1 gene encoding TELO2-interacting protein 1 homolog has translation MRSPPNHCRGRTRVAGGRDFSHTAPTRRVSPCSFCRADGPGSPSRHFRHVAAPLREQVGAPVLRGCPGPGPEREPARSPAAGLCRPAQRCARRRRPLSPSMAVFDTPQEAFGALRPVCVQLTRVQTPENVAQLQAHLAAVGASALQELQEYVLFPLRFALKVPGPKQERLVQSVVQCISSVLAVTCVKKQELLQELFSELCTCLSPPSGSSKPTSLSEELKLAVIQALHTLMHSAYGDVILSLYQPSTLPLLGFAVSLLLGLAEQEKAKQIKLSALKCLQVLVLQCDCQEHRHLDEDEAQQCGDLFASFLPGISITLSRVITGDIKQGHKPTVSAIRLFYLIVGLVMADAQLARVPKNKEKLSVEQSRISELMVHRGPDWRKSTAEKLSLLLHKMVEFSSVHPHWKVRLELVELVHHLLRNCGQSLVDSFSHLLKALVGLVNDENSEVQSRCNEVLQGIAEQRIVAQNRALADVLSENLHSLATALPRLMNSQDDMGKVSTLSLLLGYLKLLGPKINIVLNSVSHLHRLSKALMQVLELDVTDVKIVEDRRWGCENAYGPSGSLQHGVQKSRCQKKYFRFFTEEKVFQLLQQVCRVLGYYGNLYLLVDHFMGLYSESGMYRKQAAMVLNELVAGAAGVGVDVLQEREVSLNMDDLKGSIVSILDEYTDQANWYLITSIDTEEISHEHSVQRSGLTARPGGACSSVLLPSLEPHITTRTMNSNIWQICIQLEGVGCFAAVLGKEFRLLLLSALYPVLEKAGDKTLLISETALGTLVDICEACSYDSVQCLINENSDYLVNGISLNLRQLAHQPHASQVLDTMLRHSDASLLPLVEDVIQDVLSTLDQSYNNQASTFLRVLHSVMTALVQWFGSSCGEEHQQRQTAEWQSRTLSQGQQVVTSQEVERFFLDYVRQKQIAEGNLPDTEDEETDEVPPLAKPEPNNSDTDGETPLPSHAQLAKDVMERCIHLLSDGNLRVRLKVLDVLELCVTVLHPHGNHLLPMAHRVWPALVTRLISDDPLAVLRAFKVLCTLAQKCGDFLRQRFSKDVLPKLTSSLLSQAPASARAGPVYNHTLAFKLQLAVLQGLGSLCERLDMGESDLNKVADACLIYLSAKQPMKLQEAAQSVFLHLMQVDPDSTWLLLNELCCPHQYEPPHASLRPVKLRGMGRQRNEFTDNVLLLLERLQQQESVTPRAGTQEVSPP, from the exons ATGCGCAGCCCGCCGAACCACTGCCGGGGACGCACGCGCGTTGCGGGCGGGCGGGACTTTTCTCACACCGCTCCCACCCGCCGCGTTTCGCCGTGTTCTTTTTGTCGCGCTGACGGCCCCGGATCTCCCTCGCGTCACTTCCGGCACGTGGCCGCCCCTCTACGGGAGCAGGTAGGCGCCCCGGTCCTCAGGGGCTGCCCCGGGCCTGGCCCCGAGCGGGAGCCCGCGAGGTCGCCGGCTGCGGGCCTCTGCCGCCCGGCCCAGCGCTgcgcccgccgccggcgccccctcAGCCCGAGCATGGCCGTCTTCGACACCCCCCAGGAGGCCTTCGGGGCCCTGCGCCCCGTCTGTGTCCAGCTGACGAGGGTGCAGACCCCGGAGAACGTGGCTCAGCTGCAGGCCCACCTGGCAGCCGTCGGTGCCTCGgccctgcaggagctgcaggagtaTGTCCTCTTCCCCCTGCGCTTCGCCCTGAAGGTGCCGGGGCCCAAGCAGGAGCGGCTGGTGCAGAGCGTGGTGCAGTGCATCTCCTCCGTCCTGGCAGTGACGTGCGTGAAGAAGCAGGAGCTCCTGCAGGAGCTTTTTTCCGAGCTCTGTACGTGCCTCTCTCCCCCTTCTGGCTCAAGTAAACCCACCTCGCTGTCAGAGGAGTTAAAGCTGGCTGTAATCCAGGCACTCCACACCCTGATGCATTCGGCTTATGGGGATGTTATCTTGTCTCTGTATCAACCTTCCACCCTTCCTCTCTTAGGATTTGCTGTATCTTTGCTTCTGGGCCTagcagagcaagaaaaagcaaagcaaattaagCTCTCTGCTTTGAAGTGCTTACAGGTCCTAGTTCTGCAGTGCGACTGCCAGGAGCATCGACACCTAGATGAAGATGAGGCACAGCAATGTGGggatttgtttgcttcttttctgccTGGGATTTCCATTACGCTGTCTCGGGTTATTACTGGAGACATCAAACAAGGTCACAAACCCACTGTTTCTGCCATCAGACTCTTTTATCTGATTGTTGGCTTGGTAATGGCTGATGCACAGCTAGCCAGAGTcccaaagaataaagaaaagctgtCAGTGGAACAAAGCAGAATATCAGAACTAATGGTCCACCGAGGACCTGACTGGAGGAAAAGTACTGCCGAAAAACTCTCTCTCCTCCTGCATAAAATGGTAGAATTTTCTTCGGTTCACCCCCACTGGAAAGTGAGACTGGAGCTGGTGGAACTGGTCCACCACTTACTGAGGAACTGCGGTCAGTCGCTGGTGGACTCGTTCAGTCATCTTTTAAAGGCTTTGGTTGGGCTGGTGAACGATGAAAACAGCGAGGTGCAAAGCAGGTGTAATGAGGTTCTGCAAGGCATTGCAGAGCAGAGGATCGTAGCACAGAACAGGGCTCTTGCTGATGTCCTGTCTGAGAACCTCCATTCCCTTGCCACAGCTCTTCCTCGCCTCATGAACTCTCAGGATGACATGGGCAAGGTTTCCACTTTGAGCCTGTTGCTCGGCTATTTGAAGCTACTGGGCCCCAAGATTAACATTGTCCTCAACTCTGTATCCCACCTCCACCGTCTGTCCAAAGCGCTGATGCAAGTTCTGGAGTTGGACGTGACAGATGTGAAGATAGTGGAGGACAGACGCTGGGGCTGCGAGAACGCATACGGACCTTCGGGCTCCTTGCAGCATGGTGTGCAAAAAAGCAGGTGTCAGAAGAAATACTTCCGTTTCTTCACAGAGGAGAAAgttttccagctccttcagcaagTTTGTCGTGTTCTTGGCTACTACGGAAACCTCTATTTGCTTGTGGACCATTTCATGGGGTTGTACAGCGAATCTGGCATGTACCGAAAGCAGGCAGCGATGGTCCTCAATGAGCTGgttgcaggagctgctggagtggGAGTGGATGTCCTTCAGGAAAGGGAAGTTTCGCTGAACatggatgatctcaaaggttccATAGTGTCCATTCTCGATGAGTACACAGACCAGGCGAACTGGTATTTGATCACTAGCATTGATACAGAAGAAATCAGCCATGAGCACTCTGTGCAACGTTCAGGACTTACTGCCCGTCCAGGAGGCGCGTGCAGCAGCGTTCTTCTGCCATCCCTGGAGCCGCACATAACGACCCGCACCATGAACAGCAACATCTGGCAGATCTGCATCCAGCTGGAAGGTGTCGGCTGCTTCGCTGCAGTCCTCGGGAAGGAGTTCCGGTTGCTTCTGCTGTCAGCTCTCTACCCTGTGTTGGAGAAGGCTGGTGACAAGACTCTGCTCATCAGCGAGACGGCACTGGGGACGCTGGTAGACATATGCGAGGCCTGCAGTTATGACTCTGTGCAGTGTTTGATTAATGAGAATTCTGACTATCTGGTGAATGGGATTTCCCTGAATTTGCGCCAGCTGGCACACCAGCCACATGCTTCCCAGGTCCTGGACACTATGCTGAGGCATTCAGATGCCAGCTTGCTGCCACTGGTAGAAGATGTTATCCAAGATGTCCTGTCTACACTGGATCAGTCTTACAATAACCAGGCTTCCACTTTCCTCAGGGTCCTCCACTCAGTAATGACAGCTTTAG TCCAGTGGTTTGGATCGTCCTGCGGTGAGGAGCACCAACAAAGGCAGACTGCCGAGTGGCAGAGCAGGACTTTATCCCAGGGGCAGCAGGTGGTGACAAGCCAAGAAGTGGAACGATTCTTTCTTGACTATGTCAGACAGAAGCAGATCGCAGAGGGCAATCTTCCTGACACAGAGGATGAGGAGACAG ATGAGGTTCCTCCCCTTGCTAAGCCAGAGCCAAACAACTCTGACACAGACGGAGAAACTCCGCTGCCAAGCCATGCTCAACTGGCCAAAGATGTGATGGAGAGGTGCATCCACTTGCTGTCTGACGGGAACCTCCGAGTGCGGCTGAAG GTCCTGGATGTGCTGGAGCTCTGTGTAACTGTGCTGCATCCTCACGGAAACCATCTGCTTCCCATGGCTCATCGTGTCTGGCCAGCTCTCGTCACCCGGCTGATTAGTGATGACCCTCTGGCAGTGCTCAGAGCCTTCAAG GTGCTGTGTACCCTGGCTCAAAAGTGTGGGGACTTTCTGCGGCAGAGATTCTCCAAAGATGTCCTGCCTAAGCTGACCAGTTCCCTCCTCAGCCAAGCCCCAGCAAGTGCCAGAGCCGGGCCTGTGTACAACCACACACTTGCCTTCAAGTTGCAGCTGGCCGTGTTGCAGGGACTGGGCTCTCTGTGCGAGAGGTTGGACATGG GTGAGAGTGACCTGAATAAAGTGGCAGATGCCTGCTTGATTTACCTCAGTGCCAAGCAACCCATGAAATTGCAAGAAGCTGCCCAGAG TGTTTTCCTCCACTTAATGCAAGTGGACCCTGACAGCACCTGGCTCCTCCTGAACGAGCTCTGCTGCCCTCACCAGTACGAGCCCCCCCACGCCAGCCTGCGGCCTGTGAAGCTTCGTGGGATGGGGAGGCAGCGGAACGAGTTCACCGACAAcgtgctgctcctgctggagaggctgcagcagcaggagagcgtGACACCACGGGCCGGCACCCAAGAGGTATCTCCTCCTTGA